From a region of the Bermanella marisrubri genome:
- a CDS encoding ATP-binding protein: MVSNPRINEAAEKDIRGYFGSSGSGKTHHIKQDIAGEKRVLVFDPEGSFTAVDGFKVVESRAEFLEIAKNTGPVKLCFAAGGQANFNWFCDVVFALADARRPCVMVVDELGGVTGAGKAKGAWYDLVSRGRKYGVKIRAGAQRPSEIDKTLIGNKNGLFIGYLERMGDIEYIHKETGIPIDTLKSLRGKPHYDCIKFAGRDRWKLEKGA, translated from the coding sequence ATGGTGAGCAATCCGAGAATCAATGAAGCGGCTGAAAAGGATATCCGTGGGTATTTTGGGTCGAGTGGTAGTGGTAAAACGCATCATATCAAGCAGGATATTGCAGGGGAAAAGCGGGTTTTGGTGTTCGATCCAGAGGGGTCTTTTACGGCGGTCGATGGTTTTAAGGTCGTGGAAAGTCGCGCCGAATTTTTAGAGATTGCCAAAAATACGGGGCCAGTAAAGCTATGCTTTGCGGCGGGTGGTCAAGCCAATTTTAATTGGTTTTGCGATGTGGTTTTTGCGCTAGCCGATGCGCGGCGGCCTTGTGTGATGGTTGTCGATGAGTTGGGCGGCGTAACGGGTGCCGGAAAAGCCAAAGGCGCTTGGTATGATCTCGTAAGCCGTGGCCGTAAGTATGGCGTAAAAATTCGCGCCGGTGCCCAGCGTCCGAGCGAGATAGATAAAACGCTCATTGGAAACAAAAACGGGCTTTTCATAGGCTACTTAGAACGTATGGGGGATATTGAATATATCCATAAAGAAACGGGGATACCCATAGATACGCTCAAAAGCCTACGGGGGAAACCGCATTACGATTGCATAAAGTTTGCGGGGCGGGATCGCTGGAAGTTAGAAAAAGGGGCTTAA
- a CDS encoding GNAT family N-acetyltransferase — MSNITVRTTHWHQDRAELADIRRQVFVDEQGVDEQLEWDNQDENAEHFIAYRDGIAIGCARLIDHKKIGRMAVLQSERNNGIGTKILDHIKRHASQKRYTRLELDAQCHAFLFYYNNGFTAYSEPFDDAGIPHIKMEHRVFAEEQQDFRYVLNQDDAMYRGSELLDCEGFLDMALCQTRRSIIISVKDLNHPITRHPMLISHIKRMAKLNRHFNVCLLLNMYHPSYNEHPLFRLQDRLPSFIDIRVAGEAIPTKWIFDGCAWYDYETNNCRVVYGDRPRCSQLLERYKRWWQSASAPLDARRLSI, encoded by the coding sequence ATGAGTAACATTACAGTTCGCACCACACATTGGCATCAAGATAGAGCCGAACTGGCCGACATTCGCCGTCAGGTCTTTGTTGATGAGCAAGGTGTGGACGAACAACTTGAATGGGACAATCAAGACGAAAACGCGGAGCATTTCATTGCCTATCGCGATGGTATTGCCATAGGATGCGCTCGCTTAATAGATCATAAAAAAATTGGTCGAATGGCGGTACTACAAAGTGAGCGCAATAATGGCATTGGCACGAAGATTCTTGATCACATCAAACGCCACGCATCGCAAAAACGCTATACGCGTCTCGAACTTGATGCTCAATGTCATGCATTCCTGTTTTACTACAACAATGGCTTTACAGCTTATTCAGAACCCTTTGATGACGCTGGGATACCCCACATCAAAATGGAGCACAGAGTCTTTGCAGAAGAACAGCAAGATTTTCGCTATGTGCTAAACCAAGATGACGCCATGTATCGTGGCAGCGAACTCTTGGATTGCGAAGGTTTTCTGGATATGGCGCTATGCCAGACTCGACGCTCAATCATTATTAGTGTGAAGGATCTTAACCACCCCATCACACGACATCCCATGCTGATTTCTCATATCAAACGTATGGCAAAATTAAATCGTCACTTTAATGTCTGCCTATTACTGAACATGTATCACCCAAGCTACAACGAACACCCTCTTTTCCGCCTCCAGGATAGACTGCCATCCTTTATTGATATCCGTGTAGCCGGTGAAGCCATTCCCACAAAATGGATCTTTGATGGATGCGCTTGGTATGATTATGAAACAAACAACTGCCGAGTAGTCTACGGAGATAGACCACGATGTTCTCAATTATTAGAGAGATACAAACGATGGTGGCAAAGCGCATCTGCGCCACTCGATGCAAGGCGACTCTCCATTTAA
- the mnmA gene encoding tRNA 2-thiouridine(34) synthase MnmA has protein sequence MSTESNVNTKVIVGMSGGVDSSVSAYLLMEQGYHVEGLFMKNWEEDDGTEYCTAKEDLADAQAVCDKLGIKLHSANFAAEYWDNVFEHFLEEYKAGRTPNPDILCNREIKFKAFLDYAKILGADYIATGHYVRRYEKDGSTYLLKGLDNNKDQSYFLHAVGEDEIKQTLFPVGELEKPEVRRIAEEQGLATAKKKDSTGICFIGERRFKDFLKQYIPAQPGTIKTPEGEEMGRHEGLMYYTLGQRQGIGIGGSKHHGEAPWYVVGKDLERNELMVGQGKDHPLLFSKSLDCFNIYWVNGEPADLPKRCKAKVRYRQADQDCTIDKTDSGYHIIFDEPQRAVTPGQSLVLYDGEICLGGGIIERTQLAEV, from the coding sequence ATGAGCACTGAAAGCAACGTAAACACTAAAGTCATAGTCGGCATGTCTGGCGGCGTAGACTCTTCTGTCTCAGCATACCTACTCATGGAGCAGGGTTATCATGTTGAAGGCCTTTTCATGAAAAACTGGGAAGAAGACGACGGCACAGAATACTGCACCGCAAAAGAAGACCTAGCTGACGCCCAAGCCGTATGCGACAAACTCGGTATCAAGCTGCATAGCGCAAACTTTGCAGCAGAATACTGGGACAATGTTTTCGAGCACTTCCTTGAAGAATACAAGGCTGGCCGCACGCCCAATCCTGATATCTTATGTAATCGCGAAATCAAATTCAAAGCGTTCTTGGACTACGCAAAAATACTCGGCGCTGACTACATCGCGACAGGCCACTATGTCCGCCGCTATGAAAAAGATGGATCAACCTATTTATTAAAGGGCCTCGATAACAACAAGGACCAAAGTTACTTTTTGCATGCCGTTGGCGAGGATGAAATCAAGCAGACGCTCTTCCCAGTCGGCGAGCTTGAAAAGCCCGAGGTACGCCGTATCGCGGAAGAACAGGGACTAGCCACTGCAAAGAAAAAAGACAGCACAGGAATTTGCTTTATTGGGGAGCGCCGCTTCAAAGATTTCCTGAAGCAATACATCCCAGCGCAACCCGGCACCATTAAAACACCCGAGGGTGAAGAAATGGGACGCCATGAAGGCCTCATGTACTACACACTAGGACAACGCCAAGGCATTGGCATTGGCGGCAGCAAACATCATGGCGAAGCTCCATGGTATGTGGTTGGAAAAGATCTTGAACGAAATGAGCTTATGGTAGGCCAAGGAAAAGATCACCCCTTGTTATTTAGCAAAAGCCTCGATTGCTTCAATATTTATTGGGTCAATGGCGAACCAGCAGATTTACCCAAGCGCTGCAAGGCGAAAGTGCGTTATCGCCAAGCTGATCAAGACTGCACTATTGATAAAACAGATAGTGGTTATCACATTATATTTGATGAACCACAGCGCGCGGTAACGCCTGGACAATCTCTCGTACTATATGATGGTGAGATATGCCTTGGCGGCGGTATTATTGAAAGAACACAGTTGGCAGAAGTATGA
- a CDS encoding pseudouridine synthase: MARLILFNKPYQVISQFSDSEGKKTLADFIDTKNVYPAGRLDFDSEGLLLLTDDGLLQHRISDPKHKSYKTYWVQVEGIPDNLAIQHLVNGVDLKDGKTLPAKVNIIDEPNLWDRHPPIRQRSNDVTSWLEIQIMEGKNRQVRRMTAAVGHPTLRLVRVSIGQWHLEQLKPGEFKELSVHMPKASRDKYPKNQHSDKMRNPKSTRRKSRR; this comes from the coding sequence ATGGCGCGCCTAATTCTCTTCAACAAGCCCTACCAAGTTATCTCTCAGTTTTCCGACTCTGAGGGCAAGAAAACCCTTGCTGACTTTATAGACACTAAAAATGTCTACCCCGCTGGACGCTTAGACTTTGATTCTGAGGGCCTTCTATTACTAACCGATGACGGACTTCTTCAGCATAGAATATCGGACCCAAAGCACAAATCTTACAAAACCTATTGGGTTCAGGTCGAGGGCATCCCTGACAACTTGGCCATCCAGCATCTAGTCAACGGAGTTGATCTTAAGGACGGAAAAACCCTGCCTGCCAAAGTAAATATCATTGACGAGCCTAATCTATGGGACCGACACCCGCCAATACGACAAAGGTCCAACGATGTTACGTCTTGGCTCGAGATTCAGATTATGGAGGGGAAAAATCGGCAAGTAAGAAGAATGACAGCGGCTGTCGGCCACCCCACGCTTCGACTTGTGCGAGTATCAATTGGCCAATGGCACCTAGAGCAACTAAAACCAGGGGAATTCAAGGAACTCTCTGTTCATATGCCTAAAGCCAGCCGTGACAAGTATCCTAAAAACCAACATTCGGATAAAATGCGCAACCCTAAATCCACACGACGTAAATCGCGGAGATAG
- a CDS encoding cupin domain-containing protein produces MHVLGEFSVETFLKDYWQKKPVLIRQALPNFTPPIEPDDLAGLSLEEDVESRIILENGDTPWQLIHGPFSEETFGNLPEEKWTLLVQGVDQWVPEMSELLSYFQFIPKWRLDDIMVSFAPKGGSVGPHFDQYDVFLLQAQGRRHWQIGPKYDASSPRIKDTPLHLLENMEVTEEWTLEPGDMLYIPPQYAHNGVAVDDCMTFSVGFRAPSEAEILSGITQHAMDQLTEADRYHDEDLKASAQPALIDQAAFDRLQQIIAKHANNTELMQEWFAECMTQSKYPELAEPLEDPLDWEEVAPLLQNDTVISQNETSRWAYYESKGHWIFYGNGQQLLESKDNELTDSAKKLWDQRQTTLNDIKAILDHSEGQQLLLTLLNNNLVYIDEE; encoded by the coding sequence ATGCATGTATTAGGCGAATTTTCGGTCGAGACCTTTCTAAAAGACTACTGGCAAAAGAAACCCGTTCTTATTCGCCAAGCGCTACCCAATTTCACACCACCAATTGAACCAGACGATCTTGCCGGCCTATCCCTGGAAGAAGACGTGGAGTCTCGCATCATCCTTGAGAATGGCGACACGCCTTGGCAACTTATCCATGGTCCTTTTAGCGAGGAAACCTTTGGCAACTTACCAGAGGAAAAATGGACGCTGCTGGTACAAGGTGTCGATCAATGGGTACCAGAAATGTCCGAACTGCTAAGCTACTTCCAATTTATCCCAAAATGGCGCCTAGACGACATCATGGTCAGCTTCGCACCCAAAGGAGGCAGCGTTGGCCCACACTTTGATCAATACGATGTTTTTTTACTTCAAGCACAAGGTCGCCGCCACTGGCAAATTGGTCCGAAATACGATGCCTCAAGCCCTCGTATTAAAGATACACCACTGCATTTGCTAGAAAATATGGAGGTGACAGAGGAATGGACGCTGGAGCCCGGCGATATGCTCTATATCCCGCCTCAGTATGCGCACAATGGCGTCGCTGTTGACGACTGCATGACCTTCTCTGTGGGGTTTAGAGCACCTAGCGAAGCAGAAATCTTATCCGGCATCACACAACATGCCATGGACCAGCTCACCGAAGCGGATCGCTATCACGACGAAGACCTCAAAGCGAGTGCGCAACCAGCACTCATTGATCAGGCAGCCTTTGACCGCCTTCAGCAAATCATTGCCAAACATGCGAATAACACAGAACTCATGCAAGAATGGTTCGCCGAGTGCATGACGCAAAGCAAATACCCTGAATTAGCCGAACCCCTAGAAGATCCTCTCGATTGGGAGGAAGTTGCTCCCCTTTTGCAGAACGACACCGTCATCAGCCAAAACGAAACCAGCCGCTGGGCCTATTATGAAAGCAAAGGGCACTGGATCTTTTATGGAAATGGTCAGCAGCTATTGGAAAGCAAAGATAATGAGTTAACCGATAGCGCCAAGAAATTATGGGATCAACGCCAAACCACACTGAATGACATCAAGGCCATCCTTGACCATTCCGAGGGACAGCAATTACTGCTAACCTTACTAAACAACAATCTAGTCTACATTGATGAAGAATGA
- a CDS encoding major capsid protein P2, producing MSALNLKLNSFSGVGAGQTASLVVANGPFYQDIYLKFSGSIAELEAVTVKLNTVELFTLSGTQIRMIDSYYGNTTTAGYYRLPLSCAHVKDLERRVQTGLPTFNGDNLVIEVKIAAGATAPTLEAFAEVRNNPMSRPFVRRILPFTIPAAGAGESQFTSFTKGPRIMAAHFKKADMDNLVVERDKQTLFEMDKAANNMVLKDCDRMPQSDYFHFDPTRHDQPIKEAMVTGTAQDLAFKVNVGSAGNIPVLFDVLDADPRLVVAPQTPAAKTRRRKA from the coding sequence ATGTCAGCTTTAAATTTAAAGCTTAATAGCTTTTCAGGTGTGGGCGCTGGCCAAACCGCGTCTTTGGTAGTGGCAAACGGCCCGTTCTACCAAGATATTTATCTAAAATTTTCGGGTTCTATCGCAGAACTTGAAGCGGTAACGGTGAAACTCAATACCGTTGAGTTGTTTACGTTGTCGGGTACACAAATTCGCATGATTGATAGCTATTATGGCAACACTACTACGGCGGGTTATTACCGTTTGCCGTTGTCTTGTGCTCATGTGAAGGACTTGGAGCGTCGAGTACAAACGGGTTTACCTACGTTTAACGGTGACAATCTTGTGATCGAGGTAAAAATTGCGGCGGGTGCAACGGCTCCGACTTTGGAAGCGTTTGCAGAGGTTCGCAATAATCCGATGTCGCGTCCTTTCGTGCGTCGAATTTTGCCATTTACGATCCCGGCGGCGGGTGCGGGTGAATCTCAATTTACCAGCTTTACCAAAGGCCCGCGCATCATGGCGGCGCACTTCAAAAAGGCCGATATGGATAATTTGGTCGTTGAACGTGACAAACAAACATTGTTTGAAATGGATAAAGCGGCCAATAACATGGTTTTAAAGGACTGTGACCGTATGCCGCAAAGTGATTATTTCCATTTTGATCCAACTCGCCACGATCAGCCAATTAAAGAAGCGATGGTGACGGGTACGGCTCAAGATTTGGCCTTTAAGGTAAACGTGGGCAGTGCCGGAAATATCCCAGTATTGTTTGACGTGCTGGATGCTGATCCGCGTTTAGTAGTCGCACCGCAAACACCAGCAGCGAAAACGCGCCGCCGTAAAGCATAA
- a CDS encoding NUDIX hydrolase, giving the protein MSRWTPHVTVATIVEHNNKLLFVEEFDKVTGERVYNQPAGHLEHKESLVAAAKREALEETGCDVEISGYLGLYTYTAPSNGVTYHRHCFVGNLIAQNTNANLDDGIISAQWLSLEEVIDSGMARSPLVIKCAKDYKEKSALPLSVIYEH; this is encoded by the coding sequence ATGAGTCGATGGACGCCGCATGTAACGGTCGCCACCATTGTCGAGCATAACAACAAGCTCTTATTTGTTGAAGAATTCGACAAGGTTACCGGCGAACGCGTATACAACCAGCCCGCTGGTCATCTTGAGCACAAGGAATCACTTGTTGCCGCCGCAAAGCGAGAGGCGCTAGAAGAAACTGGCTGTGACGTCGAGATCTCAGGATATTTGGGGCTATACACCTATACAGCACCCAGTAATGGCGTGACATACCATCGTCATTGCTTTGTAGGAAATTTAATTGCGCAAAATACAAACGCCAATCTAGACGACGGTATTATCTCTGCACAATGGCTATCACTAGAAGAAGTGATCGACTCAGGCATGGCGCGCAGCCCATTGGTCATCAAGTGCGCCAAAGACTATAAAGAGAAATCAGCACTTCCACTATCGGTAATATATGAGCACTGA
- a CDS encoding sulfatase-like hydrolase/transferase → MSYLKRVWHACRALCLMIILNVVFVSLVSSGFTSYFPESNGLLDFAYQFGVLPSVWGLYGLLAGLLLLPFTLIPHAKWPLMVLIAFASGVLAVVLVIDGFIYEIYNYHINWFFVEAFFADEGGEFFDVSLKTYLLFSFAAVLVTVFELFLLWWVGFRLSKRDHYKWVGVAAGFVLFANVLFVNVVHSWAYAQNYMPITSISGHVPFYFPIHSRSIANSELLSSLASDQDEQESHIYYPRSPMVCLGPEEKKNVVMVVLESWRGDMMTSEISPNTYALAQDGLWFDDHHSNGTVTTTGIFSLMYGLVPTYLDLVVANNGAGGPVLINQFKQQDYRFGVFASGDIERIKIADTSFSPVKEVVEHGQGEDTIEKDRDVLNRMKNFVSESDEPFFGWMFFNSTHYLYYYPEEFEKFKPTSKPSLIDFKQGKNPEPYLNRYKNSIYFVDSLIQDLVDHLKKEGRWEDTILIITSDHAEEFADTQATRFGHGSNFTRYQTEVPLVIHWPGKEPQKFDYRTHSVDVSATLLTDYMNCENPATDFSNGESLFDTHARDVQVVSSYYNYAFVTDEGAFVQNPVGLPKAKDNDDKDAQGMRLKPELMIKTLDQMRWFKDAPKSKETPTE, encoded by the coding sequence GTGTCTTATCTGAAGCGAGTATGGCATGCGTGTCGCGCGTTGTGTTTGATGATTATTCTCAATGTTGTATTTGTTTCCTTGGTTTCATCAGGCTTTACAAGTTATTTCCCTGAGAGTAACGGTCTACTAGATTTTGCCTATCAGTTTGGTGTGCTGCCCAGTGTGTGGGGATTGTATGGTCTATTGGCCGGCTTATTACTACTGCCGTTTACGCTGATTCCTCATGCGAAATGGCCTTTAATGGTGTTGATAGCATTCGCCAGTGGCGTTTTAGCCGTTGTCTTGGTGATCGATGGGTTTATATACGAGATTTACAACTACCATATAAACTGGTTTTTTGTAGAGGCCTTCTTTGCCGACGAAGGCGGCGAGTTTTTTGATGTATCGCTTAAAACGTATTTGTTGTTCAGTTTTGCCGCTGTTTTAGTGACGGTCTTTGAATTGTTTCTTTTATGGTGGGTAGGCTTTCGTCTGTCTAAGCGAGATCATTATAAGTGGGTTGGCGTAGCCGCTGGTTTTGTTTTATTTGCCAATGTGCTTTTTGTTAATGTCGTGCATTCGTGGGCATACGCACAAAATTACATGCCGATTACTTCTATTAGTGGACATGTTCCTTTTTATTTTCCTATTCACTCTCGCTCCATCGCTAACAGCGAATTATTATCGAGCTTAGCGTCAGATCAAGACGAGCAAGAAAGTCACATCTATTATCCAAGGTCGCCTATGGTTTGCTTGGGACCGGAGGAAAAGAAGAATGTTGTAATGGTGGTGCTGGAGAGCTGGCGTGGCGACATGATGACATCTGAGATTTCACCTAATACTTATGCGCTCGCTCAGGATGGTTTGTGGTTTGATGATCACCATTCAAATGGAACCGTAACAACCACTGGTATCTTTTCTTTGATGTATGGTTTGGTGCCCACGTATTTAGATCTAGTGGTTGCCAATAACGGGGCGGGTGGCCCGGTGTTGATTAATCAATTTAAACAACAAGATTATCGTTTTGGTGTGTTTGCCAGTGGCGATATCGAGCGCATTAAAATTGCCGATACGAGCTTTTCGCCAGTAAAAGAAGTGGTGGAACACGGTCAGGGTGAAGATACCATTGAAAAAGATCGTGATGTTTTGAATCGCATGAAAAATTTCGTGAGTGAGTCTGACGAGCCGTTCTTTGGTTGGATGTTCTTTAACTCAACCCATTACCTTTATTACTATCCTGAAGAATTCGAAAAATTTAAACCTACATCTAAGCCTAGCTTGATTGATTTTAAGCAAGGTAAAAACCCTGAACCTTACCTAAATCGCTATAAAAACAGTATCTATTTTGTAGATTCTTTAATTCAAGATTTAGTTGATCACTTGAAGAAAGAAGGGCGTTGGGAAGATACGATTCTAATTATTACCTCGGATCATGCAGAAGAGTTTGCTGATACGCAGGCAACCCGTTTTGGTCATGGCAGCAACTTTACTCGTTATCAGACTGAAGTACCGCTAGTGATTCATTGGCCGGGCAAAGAACCACAGAAGTTTGATTATCGGACTCATAGTGTTGACGTATCAGCAACATTGCTAACCGATTATATGAACTGCGAAAACCCAGCTACGGATTTTAGTAATGGTGAGTCATTGTTTGATACTCATGCTCGCGATGTTCAAGTGGTATCCAGTTACTATAATTATGCATTCGTGACAGATGAGGGAGCGTTTGTGCAAAATCCTGTCGGTTTGCCAAAGGCAAAAGACAACGATGATAAAGATGCTCAAGGTATGCGCTTGAAGCCTGAATTGATGATCAAAACTCTGGATCAAATGCGTTGGTTTAAAGATGCGCCTAAATCAAAAGAAACACCCACTGAATAG
- the hflD gene encoding high frequency lysogenization protein HflD, which translates to MSYSKLRNQSIALAGLFQAAHLVEQLAKTGQANENDFRTCIESLFQTNPNSIEDIYGGCKSNVKLGFKEVRFLTDGKQRTGSSPDVMRYALGILHLEKKLRKNRAMMAKMSGGIEQAKRQLDHFHSNHENLIANLSGLYQETLSTFRFRIHVTGNAQHLRNPATANKIRALLLCAVRSAILWRQMGGRRWQFLFQRNKINKATQQALKEIE; encoded by the coding sequence ATGAGTTACTCCAAGTTAAGAAACCAATCCATTGCGCTTGCAGGGTTGTTTCAAGCCGCTCATCTGGTTGAGCAGTTAGCAAAAACAGGACAAGCCAACGAAAACGACTTTCGCACATGCATTGAGAGCTTGTTCCAAACCAACCCGAACTCCATCGAGGACATTTACGGCGGCTGCAAAAGCAATGTAAAACTAGGATTTAAAGAAGTACGCTTCCTGACTGATGGCAAGCAGCGTACCGGCTCAAGCCCCGATGTGATGAGATATGCGCTGGGTATTTTACACCTAGAAAAAAAGCTTCGTAAGAACCGAGCCATGATGGCAAAGATGAGCGGTGGAATTGAACAAGCAAAGCGCCAACTTGATCATTTCCACAGCAATCACGAAAACCTTATTGCCAATCTTTCAGGTCTATACCAGGAAACACTCAGTACATTTCGATTCCGAATTCACGTAACCGGAAACGCACAACATCTTCGCAACCCAGCGACCGCCAACAAGATTCGCGCACTCCTGTTGTGCGCAGTTCGTTCAGCGATATTGTGGCGCCAAATGGGAGGACGCCGCTGGCAGTTCCTATTTCAGCGCAATAAAATCAACAAAGCCACACAACAAGCACTGAAAGAAATCGAATAA
- the purB gene encoding adenylosuccinate lyase: MDLSALTSVSPIDGRYGSKTTELRGVFSEFGLIKNRVLVEIRWLQQLAQHPEIAEVPALSDEANAALNAITDQFSETDAQAIKDIERTTNHDVKAVEYFIKDKIEGNAELKAITEFVHFACTSEDINNLSHALMLREGRDQVMTGYMQSIIDEIAKLAKEQADTPMLSRTHGQTASPSTLGKEMANVVARLRRQLEQIKNVPLLGKMNGAVGNYNAHLSAYPEVDWEANAKSFIEGLGLEFNPYTTQIEPHDYIAELFDAVARFNTIIIDFDRDIWAYISNGYFKQKTIAGEVGSSTMPHKVNPIDFENSEGNLGLANAVLTHMAQKLPISRWQRDLTDSTVLRNMGVGFGYSLIAYQATLKGISKLEVNEARLAQDLDNAYEVLAEPVQTVMRRFGIEQPYEKLKAFTRGKAITKDMMIDFVESLEIPEAQKEALRALTPSNYIGNADEQARNI; encoded by the coding sequence ATGGACTTATCTGCACTTACGTCGGTTTCCCCAATAGACGGTCGCTACGGCAGCAAAACCACTGAACTTCGCGGTGTTTTCAGCGAGTTCGGACTAATCAAAAATCGTGTACTTGTAGAAATTCGCTGGTTACAGCAGCTAGCCCAACACCCAGAGATCGCAGAAGTACCTGCTTTGTCTGACGAAGCGAACGCTGCTCTAAACGCAATCACAGATCAGTTCAGTGAAACCGATGCCCAAGCTATTAAAGACATTGAGCGCACCACCAATCACGATGTAAAAGCCGTTGAATACTTCATCAAAGACAAAATCGAAGGCAACGCTGAACTCAAGGCCATTACCGAGTTTGTTCACTTCGCATGTACATCTGAAGATATCAACAACCTAAGCCACGCGTTAATGTTGCGCGAAGGTCGTGACCAGGTCATGACTGGCTACATGCAAAGCATTATTGATGAAATTGCCAAGCTGGCCAAAGAGCAGGCGGATACGCCTATGCTCTCACGCACTCACGGTCAAACAGCATCGCCATCTACTCTAGGTAAAGAGATGGCCAATGTGGTGGCGCGTCTACGTCGCCAACTAGAGCAAATCAAAAACGTACCGCTACTAGGTAAGATGAATGGCGCCGTTGGTAATTACAACGCACACCTATCTGCATACCCTGAAGTTGACTGGGAAGCGAATGCAAAAAGCTTTATCGAAGGCCTTGGTTTAGAATTCAACCCTTACACAACACAAATCGAGCCACACGACTACATCGCCGAACTATTCGACGCGGTAGCCCGCTTCAATACTATTATCATTGATTTCGACCGCGATATTTGGGCGTATATCTCCAATGGCTACTTCAAGCAAAAGACCATTGCCGGTGAAGTAGGCTCATCGACAATGCCACACAAAGTAAACCCAATTGACTTCGAAAACAGTGAAGGCAACCTAGGTCTCGCCAATGCCGTACTGACTCACATGGCGCAAAAACTGCCTATTTCTCGCTGGCAGCGCGACCTTACCGACTCAACGGTACTCCGTAACATGGGTGTGGGTTTTGGCTACAGCCTAATTGCTTATCAAGCAACTCTAAAAGGCATTAGCAAATTGGAAGTTAACGAAGCTCGCCTTGCTCAGGATCTAGATAATGCTTACGAGGTTTTGGCAGAACCTGTACAAACCGTTATGCGTCGCTTTGGTATTGAGCAGCCGTATGAAAAACTAAAAGCATTTACGCGCGGCAAAGCCATCACCAAAGACATGATGATCGACTTCGTTGAATCCCTGGAGATTCCAGAAGCTCAAAAAGAAGCTTTGCGTGCACTTACGCCAAGCAACTATATCGGTAACGCTGACGAACAAGCACGCAACATCTAA